From Pectinophora gossypiella chromosome 16, ilPecGoss1.1, whole genome shotgun sequence, one genomic window encodes:
- the LOC126373727 gene encoding serine/threonine-protein kinase mTOR-like, translating to MMGSQVAEFVSGLKSRHADTRHKAIRELLQFAKNDLREMSQESLVQVLDDFNQQIHALTSSYDNNEKKAGILIIVCLIGADTETMKTRTTRYAHYLRNIFPANDLGVLELAAKTMGRLATTLGIKRVEYVEYEIKRVFEWLSEERNEGKRLSAVLILRELAISMPSCFYQQINGFFNNIIVGLRDPKEQIREASAKALRAALVVTAQREGPEQGNKVRWYADCYEEAMISFSDQTAREKGLSRDDHVHGALLILNELLRCSNANWEKKYTMLMQKLDADQDVSDEMTSLSSKLQTTWSSQQFSDNEQQVTAIYESNICKRLVSEKYEKICSEVMAQQISRSHSVHQMLLLMIPRLAAVNRDAFVKKHLKSTINHLITFLRGREKEKAMAFTTLGLICVAVEDDIQQYLPRIIEIIKLTLPTKETPKKRNGTDTPLFNCVTLLGFAMKENVANEVKELLDPMCSTGLSPQLTTCFKELSQNLPSVKKDITDRLLNMLSLILRKKPYAPHNGEQREIVQMLSSALLEPHDATKLVLALRTLGTFDFEWNNTLMSFIRRCTDHYLLSEQHDVRLEAVKTAAKLLIKAIERCAQTNSRTLNLLVDESLGKLLSVGRSDFDPEVRYRVLEIFTNPVFDKYLAVEEHLNCLFVAINDTNSEVGELALCVVGRLSNLNPSYTTPTLRQMFVQILMEVQHSESARNKEQALRMVNNIISHAPRITRQFVDTILRVLVPKLRVEENNSTMVSSILKAIGDLAEVNGGGNALNQWLPELMSIQLDILSDPNQLEKRSVALWSFGQVIGATGHVVTPYMEYPNLMDMLLGLLKSEQQASDRRETIRVLGLLGALDPYRHKVNQGLIDFQTVSTLIPTTDAPNNDNFDSNMMLVNMSPLVLDEFYPAIVVTSLMRMFRDPLLAQHHDNVIHSVTFIFQSLGIKCVPYISRVTPTLLCAIRTAENINFREFLFTQLAKLIAVVKIHIRNYLEEIFEIIKEYWTPDSQLQPTLIMLVEHITVAVGTEFKVYLRKILPNILRVLKYDRSKDKFLTERLLMTIQKFENNLDDVLLSIVPAITALFDGRHIPASISKQAMETMEHLSMYLYLRPYSAVIIQALAKVLENNPALRQTAMNTLCALIVQLGREYIDYIPSVERLLFKHKIQCPNYVVLVTRLQVISTLASDDDYLDETRLRLRNQKSLMANTNEIPTIQKLSVNAQHLKKFWSVNNLISKEDWLEWLRQLSLTFVMESNSPAIRACSTLSQNYPQLASDLFNAAFMSCWTELDESSRIDLVAALERALTVPDCPELALSVLNLAEFLEHCEKGALPISIRLLGDTAISCRAYAKALYYKEEEYKRNPTTKVVESLIHINNKLQQREAASGLLEKVITQKKHGDCSLNVHVRWYEKLHNWEQALDLYNKKLEVEPQDNNSRLGQMRCLEAMGEWRKLYNNTTDQWENMGEEIKHKAAKIAAAASWGLQEWDSMKKFVEAIPGDTQEGAFYRAIIAIHEGQWPESRHYIDCARSVLDSELSAVVGESYQRAYGALVNAQLLTELEEVVTYKLVEERRTTIRKTWWTRLQGGQRLVEDWRKMLQIRSLVLTPREDFQTWLKFASLCRKTGAINQAHKIVISILGCDPVSNPDVLLRIQDPRLIMAYSKNLWDAGNKRYAYDVLQRFVDNSEPDTDEHCRLLARCHLKLGSWCETLQEINELSIPEILRNYAAATILAPEWYKACHAWACMNFETVLFYKQQDNISESSLAGGSGEKKVSRTDFISTHTIPAIEGFFKSISLSNGSALQDTLRLLTLWFDHGHHSAIYDALFEGIRQIDVKIWLQVIPQLIARIDSPRSLVAKLVHILLIDISNLHPQALVYPLTVATKSSFVTRKNAANYVLKTMCAHSQNLVNEAAIISDELIKVAILWHDQVFIALDEASRLYFSEKDYRGMFKTLEKMHAMLERSPETLKEVSFLQMYGRDLQEAQRWCDQYKESGDDKYLNEAWDLYYHVFRRIASQFRSLTSLELQYVSKRLHTCKDLELAVPGSYVPNEKIIRISYIHSHLQVIKSKQRPRRLTIQGSDGKQYMFLLKGHEDLRQDERVMQLFGLVNTLLQADTNTYRHDLAIQRYAVIPLSPNSGLIGWVPQCDTLYNLISDYRDKKSNKMALNTEQQIMLKMASDYQKLMLKHKVEVFEYTLSQTPGNDLARLLWLKSPSAEAWFERRTNYTRSLAVMSMVGYILGLGDRHPSNIMLHRVTGKVLHIDFGDCFEVTQTREKFPEKIPFRLTRMLINAMEVTGIEGTYRFTCESVMHVLHKHRDSVMAVLEAFVYDPLLNWRLVDNDRHSLTESSFSSDIDSSYTLPSRSRNHLHYESLEIPPEANLNKRALSILNRIRDKLTGRDFPQIEAVVSVPKQVDLLIKLATNNENLCQCYIGWCPFW from the exons ATGATGGGTTCACAAGTGGCGGAGTTTGTATCTGGCCTAAAATCTCGCCATGCAGATACAAGACATAAGGCTATTCGGGAACTGTTACAATTCGCTAAGAATGATCTGCGTGAGATGTCCCAAGAGTCCCTGGTGCAGGTTTTGGATGATTTCAATCAGCAGATACACGCCCTAACCTCTAGCTATGATAACAATGAAAAAAAGGCTGGGATACTCATTATTG TTTGTCTTATTGGAGCTGacacagaaacaatgaaaactagAACCACCAGATATGCTCACTACTTGAGAAATATATTTCCTGCAAATGATTTGGGTGTTTTGGAGTTAGCAGCAAAAACCATGGGTCGGTTAGCTACAACTCTGGGTATTAAGCGGGTTGAATATGTAGAATATGAGATAAAACGAGTTTTTGAATGGCTGTCTGAGGAAAGAAATGAAGGCAAACGTCTCTCTGCTGTACTGATACTTCGAGAACTGGCTATTTCAATGCCATCTTGTTTCTACCAACAAATTAATGGTTTCTTCAATAATATTATAGTGGGACTCAGAGATCCCAAGGAACAAATTAGGGAGGCTTCAGCTAAAGCTTTAAGGGCTGCTCTTGTAGTGACAGCACAAAGGGAAGGTCCTGAACAGGGCAATAAAGTCCGTTGGTATGCAGATTGCTATGAAGAAGCAATGATTTCATTTTCTGATCAAACTGCAAGAGAAAAGGGTTTGAGCAGAGATGATCATGTTCATGGAGCTTTATTAATCCTGAATGAACTACTGAGATGTTCAAATGCCAATTGGGAAAAGAAGTACACAATGCTGATGCAGAAGCTGGATGCAGATCAGGATGTTTCAGATGAAATGACATCTTTAAGTTCTAAGCTTCAGACAACCTGGTCATCACAGCAGTTTTCTGACAATGAGCAACAGGTCACAGCGATTTATGAGTCTAATATTTGTAAAAGACTTGTTTCTGAAAAGTATGAGAAGATTTGTTCAG AGGTTATGGCTCAGCAGATATCCAGGTCTCACAGTGTTCACCAGATGTTGCTTCTGATGATTCCAAGACTAGCAGCTGTCAATAGAGATGCTTTTGTTAAAAAGCATCTGAAGTCAACCATCAATCATTTGATAACCTTCCTTCGAGGACGCGAAAAAGAAAAGGCTATGGCCTTTACGACTTTAGGCCTTATTTGTGTTGCAGTTGAGGATGACATTCAGCAATACTTGCCAAGGATCATTGAAATAATTAAACTGACTTTACCTACAAAAGAGACTCCTAAAAAACGCAATGGTACTGACACTCCTCTCTTTAATTGCGTCACGTTGTTAGGTTTCGCCATGAAAGAAAATGTCGCTAATGAAGTGAAAGAACTACTTGATCCTATGTGTTCAACAGGATTAAGTCCTCAACTCACTACTTGTTTCAAAGAATTGAGTCAAAACTTGCCTTCTGTAAAGAAAGATATAACTGACAGGCTTTTAAACATGCTCTCACTGATATTGAGGAAAAAGCCTTATGCACCACATAATGGAGAGCAGAGGGAGATTGTGCAAATGTTATCCTCTGCTTTACTGGAGCCACATGACGCTACGAAATTAGTCTTAGCTTTACGCACATTGGGTACATTTGATTTTGAATGGAATAATACTCTGATGTCCTTTATAAGGAGGTGTACTGATCATTATTTACTCAGTGAACAACATGACGTTCGATTGGAAGCAGTAAAGACCGCGGCTAAATTGTTGATCAAGGCTATTGAAAGGTGTGCGCAGACAAATTCACGAACCTTAAATTTGTTAGTGGACGAATCACTGGGGAAACTCCTGTCTGTCGGAAGATCTGATTTTGACCCTGAAGTTCGGTATAGGGTTCtcgaaatatttacaaatcctGTTTTCGACAAGTATCTGGCTGTGGAAGAACATTTGAATTGCTTGTTTGTGGCTATAAATGACACAAACTCAGAAGTCGGTGAACTCGCGTTGTGCGTGGTTGGAAGGCTTAGTAACTTAAACCCAAGTTACACAACACCAACTCTACGTCAGATGTTTGTGCAAATATTAATGGAAGTGCAACACTCAGAATCAGCGCGAAACAAAGAGCAGGCGCTACGAATGGTGAACAATATTATCTCTCACGCGCCACGTATCACACGACAATTTGTTGATACTATTCTTAGAGTGTTGGTGCCAAAACTACGAGTAGAAGAGAATAACTCTACAATGGTTTCTTCTATTTTGAAAGCTATTGGAGATTTGGCAGAAGTCAATGGAGGCGGAAATGCATTGAATCAATGGCTACCGGAACTAATGtcaattcaacttgatattctCTCAGACCCTAATCAACTCGAAAAAAGaagtgttgctctatggtcctTTGGGCAAGTAATTGGAGCCACTGGCCATGTGGTTACACCATACATGGAATATCCTAATCTCATGGATATGCTCCTGGGCCTACTGAAGTCTGAACAACAAGCTAGTGACAGACGAGAGACTATACGTGTTTTGGGTTTATTGGGAGCATTGGACCCATATAGACACAAAGTTAATCAGGGGCTAATAGATTTTCAAACTGTGTCAACTTTAATTCCTACAACTGACGCACCAAACAATGATAATTTTGACTCTAATATGATGCTCGTTAACATGTCACCTCTAGTTCTGGATGAATTTTATCCGGCAATAGTTGTGACGTCTCTGATGCGTATGTTCCGGGACCCGTTGCTGGCTCAGCATCATGACAACGTGATCCACTCAGTCACATTTATATTCCAATCGCTAGGAATTAAGTGCGTCCCATATATATCTCGAGTCACGCCAACTTTGTTATGCGCTATACGGACCGCCGAAAACATAAATTTCCGTGAGTTCTTGTTCACTCAATTAGCAAAGCTTATTGCTGTTGTGAAAATACACATTCGGAATTATTTAGAAGAAATTTTCGAAATTATTAAGGAGTATTGGACTCCAGACAGTCAACTGCAACCGACGCTCATCATGTTGGTGGAGCACATTACTGTCGCCGTCGGGACCGAATTCAAAGTTTATCTTAGAAAGATTCTACCAAACATACTCAGAGTACTAAAATACGACAGGAGCAAAGACAAATTCTTGACTGAAAGACTTCTTATGACTATTCAAAAGTTTGAGAATAATCTAGACGATGTTCTGCTGTCGATTGTACCAGCAATCACAGCATTGTTTGATGGAAGACACATTCCGGCTTCTATTTCGAAACAGGCGATGGAAACAATGGAACACCTATCGATGTACTTATATCTCAGACCATACTCGGCGGTTATTATACAAGCGCTTGCAAAAGTTCTAGAAAATAACCCCGCGTTGAGACAAACAGCGATGAACACGCTTTGTGCATTGATTGTGCAATTGGGACGAGAGTACATTGATTACATACCATCGGTGGAGAGATTACTGTTCAAACATAAGATTCAATGCCCTAACTATGTCGTGCTTGTTACTAGACTACAAGTAATATCAACATTAGCATCAGATGATGACTATTTGGATGAAACTCGGCTACGATTGCGGAATCAAAAGAGT TTAATGGCAAACACAAACGAAATACCAACCATTCAGAAGCTCTCGGTAAACGCCCAACACCTGAAAAAATTTTGGTCTGTTAATAATCTTATCTCCAAGGAGGACTGGCTCGAGTGGCTCAGACAACTGAGCCTCACGTTTGTAATGGAATCCAACAGCCCAGCCATcag AGCCTGCTCAACCCTGTCTCAAAATTATCCGCAATTAGCGAGTGATCTGTTCAACGCAGCGTTCATGTCTTGTTGGACAGAGCTTGACGAGTCATCCCGCATAGACCTGGTGGCCGCTCTAGAGAGAGCCCTGACAGTTCCCGATTGCCCTGAACTTGCATTATCTGTGTTGAATTTGGCAGAATTCTTGGAACACTGTGAGAAAGGTGCTCTACCTATTTCAATAAGACTGCTTGGAGATACTGCTATCAGTTGCAGGGCGTATGCTAAAGCTCTTTACTACAAG GAAGAAGAATATAAAAGAAACCCCACTACAAAAGTAGTTGAATCtcttatacatataaacaatAAACTTCAGCAGAGGGAAGCCGCCAGTGGCTTGCTGGAGAAAGTTATAACACAAAAGAAACATGGGGACTGTTCTTTGAATGTCCATGTCCGGTGGTATGAGAAACTGCACAATTGGGAACAGGCTCTAGATCTTTATAATAAAAAGCTGGAGGTTGAACCGCAAGATAATAACTCCAGGTTAGGACAAATGAGGTGCCTAGAAGCCATGGGCGAATGGAGGAAACTCTACAACAACACTACTGACCAGTGGGAGAACATGGGAGAAGAAATCAAACATAAAGCTGCGAAAATTGCGGCTGCTGCGTCATGGGGGCTACAAGAATGGGATTCGATGAAGAAGTTTGTAGAGGCTATACCGGGAGACACACAAGAAGGCGCATTTTATAGAGCTATCATTGCTATACACGAGGGACAATGGCCAGAGTCTAGACATTACATAGATTGTGCAAGAAGTGTATTAGATTCGGAGCTGTCTGCAGTGGTTGGGGAAAGCTACCAAAGAGCATATGGAGCTTTAGTGAATGCTCAGCTGCTAACGGAATTAGAAGAAGTGGTCACATACAAACTTGTTGAAGAACGAAGGACAACTATTCGGAAAACTTGGTGGACTCGTTTGCAAGGAGGCCAAAGATTAGTTGAAGATTGGAGGAAAATGCTTCAAATACGCAGTCTAGTTTTAACTCCTCGAGAAGATTTCCAGACATGGCTTAAATTTGCTTCTCTATGTCGGAAAACGGGTGCCATTAATCAAGCGCATAAGATTGTCATATCCATACTAGGCTGTGATCCTGTTTCTAATCCAGATGTTTTATTGAGAATACAAGATCCGCGCTTGATAATGGCTTATAGTAAAAACTTATGGGATGCAGGGAATAAGCGATACGCATACGATGTTCTGCAAAGGTTCGTTGATAATTCTGAACCTGATACCGATGAGCATTGCAGACTTCTTGCGCGGTGCCATTTGAAATTAGGCTCATGGTGCGAAACTCTTCAAGAAATCAATGAATTGTCCATACCAGAAATTCTGAGGAATTACGCAGCAGCCACGATATTAGCCCCTGAATGGTATAAAGCATGTCATGCATGGGCCTGCATGAATTTCGAAACTGTTCTCTTTTATAAACAACAAGACAACATTTCCGAGAGCAGCTTGGCAGGTGGTTCTGGCGAAAAGAAAGTTTCTCGAACAGATTTCATTAGCACACATACTATACCAGCTATAGAAGGTTTCTTCAAATCAATAAGCTTATCTAACGGGAGTGCTCTTCAGGACACACTGAGACTATTAACTTTGTGGTTTGATCACGGTCATCACTCCGCCATATACGATGCGTTGTTTGAAGGTATCCGCCAGATTGATGTTAAAATATGGCTGCAAGTGATACCTCAGTTAATCGCCAGAATTGATTCCCCGAGAAGTTTAGTGGCTAAACTAGTACACATTCTTCTAATAGACATTAGCAATCTTCACCCGCAAGCTCTGGTGTACCCGTTGACAGTTGCTACAAAATCTTCCTTCGTTACACGAAAGAATGCAGCAAACTATGTACTAAAGACTATGTGTGCGCACTCACAGAACCTAGTCAACGAAGCTGCCATTATATCTGATGAACTAATCAAAGTAGCAATTTTATGGCATGATCAGGTTTTCATAGCGTTGGACGAAGCATCCAG GTTATATTTCAGCGAAAAAGACTACAGGGGCATGTTCAAGACGCTGGAAAAAATGCATGCGATGTTGGAACGATCCCCGGAAACTCTGAAGGAAGTATCGTTCTTGCAAATGTACGGGAGGGACTTGCAGGAGGCTCAACGCTGGTGTGATCAGTATAAA GAGTCTGGTGACGATAAGTACCTAAACGAAGCGTGGGACTTATACTACCACGTGTTCCGACGTATCGCCTCCCAGTTTCGATCCCTCACATCGCTAGAATTGCAGTATGTGAGCAAACGCCTCCATACATGCAAGGACTTGGAGTTGGCAGTGCCAGGGTCCTATGTGCCTAATGAGAAGATTATCAGGATCTCTTATATTCATAGCCATTTACAG gttataaaaTCCAAACAGCGACCTCGTAGACTCACGATACAGGGTTCAGACGGCAAGCAATACATGTTCCTACTTAAAGGCCACGAAGACTTGAGACAAGACGAGCGAGTGATGCAACTGTTCGGCCTAGTTAACACTTTACTACAGGCCGACACCAACACGTACAGACACGATCTCGCCATACAGAGATACGCGGTCATCCCTCTATCGCCCAACTCGGGGCTTATCGGATGGGTACCTCAGTGTGATACACTGTACAATTTAATAAGTGACTATAGAGACAAAAAGTCTAATAAGATGGCTTTGAACACGGAGCAACAGATCATGTTGAAAATGGCGTCGGATTACCAAAAACTTATGTTAAAGCATAAG GTGGAAGTGTTCGAATACACGTTATCGCAGACGCCCGGCAACGACCTCGCGCGCCTCCTCTGGCTGAAGAGTCCGTCAGCGGAGGCGTGGTTCGAGCGGCGCACCAACTACACCCGATCTCTCGCCGTCATGAGCATGGTGGGCTACATCCTCGGGCTCGGGGACCGACACCCCTCCAACATCATGCTGCACAGGGTCACGGGCAAAGTCCTCCACATCGACTTCGGAGACTGCTTCGAAGTCACGCAGACGAGGGAGAAGTTCCCAGAGAAAATTCCCTTTAGGCTGACCAGGATGCTTATTAATGCTATGGAG GTGACAGGCATAGAAGGCACTTATCGCTTCACATGCGAGTCAGTGATGCACGTGCTACACAAACATCGAGACAGCGTTATGGCTGTGTTGGAAGCCTTCGTGTACGACCCGCTGCTCAACTGGCGACTCGTCGACAACGACCGACACTCACTCACAGAGTCATCCTTCTCCTCAGACATTGACTCGTCATACACCTTGCCGAGTCGAAGCAGGAATCACTTACATTACGAGTCTTTGGAAATACCACCTGAAGCGAACCTGAACAAAAGAGCTTTGTCTATACTGAACAGGATACGAGACAAACTAACTGGAAGAGACTTCCCACAGATTGAAGCTGTAGTGAGCGTTCCGAAGCAAGTGGACTTGCTGATCAAATTGGCGACTAATAATGAGAACTTATGCCAGTGTTACATTGGCTGGTGTCCGTTTTGGTGA